In Streptomyces sp. HUAS ZL42, the DNA window CGTCCTTCGTGACCGGCACCTCGCTGGTCCTCGACGGCGGCTGGACCGCGCACTGAGCGGGCCCGCCCCTCGGCCCGGAGTTGTCCACAGGGCTGACGGGGCGGCCGGTCGATGGTGAATCCTGTGAGCATGTCCCGCGATCACGTGCAGTCCGCCGAGCGCCCCGCCGACGGCGTCGAGGCGCGGGCGAGCAGCGCCGACGCGCCGTTCCTGGAGCTGCTGGCCCGCGGTGCGCCCGCCGACGCCTACGAGCGGCCGGTGCTGCTAGCCCGCGCAGAGGGACGGCCGGCGGAGCGGATCGAGGCGCTCGAACGGGCCAAGCTGCTCGCTCTGCGCGTGCGCTCGGAACTGGAGGGACGGCGCCGGCGGGAGGCCGAGCTGTCCGCCCTCTTCGAGACCGCCCATGATCTGGCGGGCCTGCGGGACCTGGACGCCGTGCTCCAGGCGATCGTGCAGCGCGCCCGGTCGCTGCTCGGCACGGACGTCGCCTATCTCAGCCTGAACGACCCGGTCAGGGGCGACACCTACATGCGGGTGACCGAGGGCTCGGTCGCGGCCCGCTTCCAGCAGCTGCGCCTCGGAATGGGCGAGGGCCTCGGCGGCCTCGTCGCCCAGACGGCCCGTCCCTACGTCACCGACGACTACTTCAAGGACGCCCGCTTCCAGCACACCGCCGCCATCGACGCGGGCGTGCACGACGAGGGCCTGGTGGCCATCCTCGGCGTGCCGCTGATGCTCGGGGCCAACGTCATCGGCGTGCTCTTCGCGGCGGACCGGAGGGCCCGTGTCTTCGAGCGGGAGCAGATCGCCCTCCTCGGCTCCTTCGCCGCGCTCGCCGCGGCCGCCATCGACACCGCCAACCTGCTCACCGAGACCCGCTCCGCCCTGGCAGGCCTGGAGCGGGCCAACGAGATCATCCAGGACCGCAGCGGCGTGATCGAGCGCGCCTCCGACGTCCACGACCGCCTCGCCGAACTGGTCCTGCGCGGCGGCGGCGTCCACGACGTCGCCGCCGCCGTCTCCCAGGTCCTCGCCGGCACGGTCGAGTTCACCGAGGCCACCGCGGCGCCGGCCGAGGCCCTGGAGGCGTCGCGCGCCGAGGGGCACGCGGTGCGGCACCGGGACGACTGGATCGCCGCCGTGACCGCCGGCGGCGAACTGCTCGGCGCCCTGGTCCTGCGCGGCCACCCCGGCCTCGACCCGGTCGACCAGCGCACCCTGGAGCGCGCCGCGATGGTCACCTCCCTGCTGCTCCTCGCCAGACGCTCCGCCGCGGAGGCCGAACAGCGCGTCCGCGGCGAACTCCTCGACGACCTGCTGGACGCCCGCGACCGCGACCCGCGTCTGCTGCGCGAACGTGCCTCCCGGCTGCAGGCCGACCTCGACGCCACCCACGTCGTCCTCACCGCGCGGCTCGACGCCGCGCCCGCCGACGCCGACCAGGAGGCTGACGCGCGGCGGCGGCTGTGGTCCGCCGCCTCCCACCTGGCCGCGACCCGTCACGGACTGGCCGCCGCGCGCGACGGCGGCACGGTCCTGCTGCTGCCCCTGGCTCGTGGCGACACCGCGACCGACCTCGCCCGCCGCACCGCCCGCCACCTGGGCACAGCCGTCCACGAGGCGGTCACCGTCGGCGCCTCCGCCCCGGTCGAGGACCTCGCCGCCCGACCGGACGCCGTGGCCGCGGCCTACGCTGAGGGCCGCCGCTGCCTCGACGCCCTGCGGCTCCTCGGCCGCTCCGGCGACGGCGCGGCCGCCGAGGACTTCGGCTTCCTCGGACTGCTGCTCGCCGGCGACCGGGACATCGCGGGCTTCGTGGACCGCACCATCGGCGAGGTGGTCGCCTACGACGAACGGCGCGGCACCGACCTGCTGCGCACACTCGACGCCTACTTCGCCTGCGGCATGAGCCCGGCCCGCACCAAGGACGCGCTGCACGTCCATGTGAACACGGTCGCCCAGCGCCTGGAGCGCGTCGGCCGGCTCCTCGGCGACGACTGGCAGAGCCCTGCCCGCGTCTTGGAGATACAACTCGCCCTGCGGCTGCACCGGTTGTCGGCACCCTCGCAGCACTGACCCCCGCACGCGGTGGCGTACGGGGGCAGGTACCGGGGTGGTTCAGGCGGTGCGCGCGTCCGCGGTCCGGGCGGTCGCTGGCTCCGCGTCGACGACCGGTTCGACCTCCGCGAGGTCCCGGTGACGGGTCTCCTTCGCCACCCCCACGGCGACGAGGGTGAGGACGGCGGCGGCGATCACGTACAGCGCGATCGGCGTGGAGCTGTCGTAGTCGGCCAGCAGCGCGGTGGCGATCAGTGGTGCGGGCGCGCCCGCCGCGACCGAGGCGAACTGAGCGCCGATGGAGGCGCCGGAGTAGCGCATCCGGGTCGCGAACATCTCGGAGAAGAAGGCGGCCTGGGGCGCGTACATCGCGCCGTGCAGGACCAGGCCCACGGTCACGGCGAGGATCAGGTTGCCGAAACCGCCGGTGTCGATGAGCGAGAAGAACGGGAACATCCACAGACCGACGCCCGCCGCGCCCAGCAGGTACACGGGGCGGCGTCCGATCCGGTCCGACAGCGCGCCCCACAGCGGGATCACCGCGAAGTGCACGGCCGACGCGATCAGCACCGCGTTGAGCGCCGTCTGCTTGGAGACACCGGCCGAAGTGGTGGCGTACACGAGGATGAAGGCGGTGATGACGTAGTAGGAGATGTTCTCCGCCATGCGCGCGCCCATCGCGATCAGCACGTCCCGCCAGTGGTACCGCAGCACGGAGACGAGCGGCAGCTTCTCGGCCTCGGTGGTGCGGGCCGCCTTGCGCGCCTCGGCCTGCGCCAACGCCTGCTGGAAGACCGGCGATTCATCGACAGAGAGACGAATCCACAAGCCGACGATCACCAGCACCCCGGAGAGCAGGAACGGGATCCGCCAGCCCCAGGTGCCGAAGGCGGTGTCGGAGAGCACGGCCGTCAGCAGGGACAGCACACCCGTGGCGAGCAACTGCCCGGCGGGCGCCCCGGTCTGCGGCCACGAGGCCCAGAACCCGCGCCGCCGTGCGTCCCCGTGCTCGGACACGAGCAGCACGGCGCCGCCCCACTCCCCACCGAGCGCGAAGCCCTGGACCAGGCGCAGGGTGGTCAGCAGCACGGGGGCGGCGCTCCCGACGGTCGCGTGCGTGGGCAGCAGCCCGATCGCGAACGTCGCCCCGCCCATCAGCAGCAGACTCAGCACCAGCAGCTTCTTGCGCCCGAGCCGGTCGCCGTAGTGCCCGAAGACGAGCGCACCGATCGGACGGGCGGCGAATCCGACCGCGTACGTAAGGAACGACAGCAGCGTGCCGACGAGCGGGTCGGAGTCCGGGAAGAACAGCTTGTTGAAGACGAGGGCGGCTGCGGAGCCGTAGAGGAAGAAGTCGTACCACTCGATGGTGGTGCCGATGAGGCTCGCGGCGACGATGCGCTTGAGGTTCGCGGGCGTCGGGGGAGCGGATGCTGCTGCGGAGGCCATGTGCACCACTTCCGGGTGTTCGGTGGGGACGGGTACGTGCTGGCACACCGTAGGAAGACACAGAGCGGGCGCACATGTGGTGGGACTACATACTTCTGACGTGGGGTGTGCGCGTGACGCCTATGACTGCCCGCCGATGACACATCGGTCAGCCGAGATTGAGAAGGCCGGCGTCGACGACGGCGCGGCCGAAGGGGCTCGCGAGTTCGGCGAGACGCTCACAGCCGGCCTCTCCCAGCGCGCCGTAGGCGGGAAGGGCCAGGCGGTCGGTGCGGTCCTCGATGTGCCGGCGCAGGAGTACGCCTTCCGGGCTGAGGGCCTCGCCGTCGAGGAGACCTCGCGTGCGCAGGCGCTCCTGGGTGCCGGCCCACTCCTCCTCGGGCCACGCACGGCTCGCCTTGAGGAAGCCGACGGGAACGTCGCCGGTCGCGGCGTGCAGAACCAGGGCCTCCAAGCCCCCGACGCCCTCGCTCAGCAGGCACGCGACATGGCCGTCCCCGCGGAACTCCCGGAGCAGTGTCTGGGCGTGCCACAGCTGCAGTACCGGCTCCTCCGGCCAGGGCAGTGCGGCATGCGCGGCGAACAGCGGGCGGCCCTGCGCGTGTTCGCAGGCCGCCTCGGCGGCCCGGCGGGTCAGTGCCAGGACCTCGTCCAGGTCGGGCAGCTCGTGGATTCCGGCCCGCCGCAGGGCTTCACCCGCCGCGGTGTAGCGGGCGTCCAGCACCTGCTGCGGCGTTGTGGCGTCCCAGGCCCCCTCGAGCGCCTGCCGTACGAGGTCGGGGTTGAAGTTGTAGAAGGTCGAGATGACCAGTTCGGCGGGTGCTCGGCCGAACACGGCGCTCCGGGAGGTGAAGTACCCGGCGCGTCCGCTCAGTCCGAGGGCCGCGTACCGTCGCCTCCCCTCGGGGACGAAGTAGATCATGCCGTGTACGGGCTCGAGGCGGCGCCAGGCCGCGCGCGCTGTCTTCACGGGGTCACCTCTTCGGAGAGCCGACGAACGGGGTATGCGCTGCGGGTTCAGTACTCGCCGTGTGCCTCGCCGGTGTTCGAGCGGCAGGCGGCTCGGCGTTTCGGTTGCGGTTGCCGGCGCACAGCGGCGTGCGCGTCGTCATACGGCTGCCAAGGGGGGCCGCGGGAGGGGGCCCTGGGCCCCGGGGCGGACTGCAGCGGCGGCGGCACGGGGGCCGCCCGCCCAGTCCGCCGCGGCACCGTGGTCATTCGGCTGCGGCGAGCAGACGCGCCTCGCTCTCCTCGTACAGCTGCCTGCTCTCCCGGCTGTCCGCGGCGCGGCGCCGGTGGTCCAGACGGCTGCCCAGCCAGCCCGCCAGGTAACCGAAGGGGATGGAGACCAGTCCGGTCGACTGCATGGGGAACCAGTGGAAGTCGGCGTCCGGGAAGACGGCGGACGGCGTGCCCGAGACGGCCTTGGAAAAGACCATCAGCACCAGCGCGCAGGCCGCACCGCCGTAGAGGGTGGCGAGCAGGCCGGTGCGCGTGAATCCTCTCCAGAACAGGGAGTAGGTCAGCGCGGGAGCCACCGCGGATGCCCCGATGCAGATGGCCAGAGTGGTCAGCACGCCGACGTCCCAGTGCTGGACCAGGGTGGCGAGTCCGATGGCGACGGTTCCCACGGCCACGCTCGTACCTGCCGCCACCGTCATCTCCGTACGCGGCTCCGCCTGTCCCCGCCGCGCCGCGTGGGCGAACAGGTCGTGGGCCAGCGACGAGGCCGCGGCCAGGGTCATTCCCGCGACCGAGGACAGCAGGGTGATGAACACCATCCCCGCCATGGCCGAGTAGAGAATCGTCGCACCCGCGGAGGCGGGGTCCCCGCCGAGCACCTGCGACAGCATGAGCACCGACGTCCTGCCCTGCGGGTCGGCCGCGGTGATGTACCTCGATCCCACCAGCGCCGCCGCGCCCGTGCCCATGACGATCACGAGCAGGCAGAAGGTGGTGACCGTGCCGACGGCCCACGACATGGAGCGGCGCACCGCCGGCACGTCCTTCGCGGAGTACAGGCGCATGGTGATGTGGGGCAGGCAGGCCACGCCGAGGACCACGGTGATCTGGAGTCCGATGAAGTCCAGCCGGTCGCCGGCCGAGGTGCCCAGCTGAAGGCCCTGCTGAAGGAACGCGGGTCCCGTACCGCTGCCGTGCTGGGCGGCCCTGAGCACCTCTCCCGGGCTCCAGTCGAAGCGGTTCAGGACCAGGGCGGCGACGACGACGCTGGTGCCGAGCAGGATGACGATCTTGATCATCTGAAGGAGCGCGGTTCCCCTCATACCGCCGAGCGCCGCGTAAATGATCATCAGGCTGCCGACGATGACGATCGACGCCGTCCTGGCGCCCGCCCAGTGCGGGATGCCGAGGATGAACGTGAGCAGCGACCCGGCCCCGGAGAGCTGGACGACCAGGAAGGGCACGGTCGCGGAAAGCGTCACCACGCAGGCGGCGATACGCACGGCCCGCCCGGGCATGTTGCGGGCCAGGACGTCGCCCATGGTGAACCGGCCGGCGTTGCGCAGAGGTTCGGCCAGCAGGAACATCAGCAGCACCAGGGACAGGGCGGTGCTGACCGCCAGGACATAGCCGTCGTATCCGGCGAGGGCGATGATGCCGGTGGTGCTCAGCACCGTGGCCGCGGAGATGTAGTCGCCCGCGATGGCCAGGCCGTTCTTGAACGGGGTGAGCGAGAGGTAGCCGGTGTAGAAGTTCGTCAGGTCGTCGCGGTCCGGACCCGCCATCACGCACATCAGCAGGGTGATGGTGACCAGGGTGGTGAAGAGGACGAGGACGGTGGCCTGCGTCCCGGAGCCGAAGTCGGTCATTTGGCCATCCCCGCGTGCCGTGCGGCCGACCGTTCCCTGACGGCGCGGGCCAACGGGTCCACCGAGCGTCGCGCGCTGCGTCCGTACCAGAAGACCGCCGCGAAGGTGACGACGAGTTGAAGCACCCCCACGGCCATCCCCAGGCTCAGCTCCCCAACGATCTTGGACCCCATCAGGCCCGGTGCGGAGCAGGACAGCACCACGTACACCACGAAGGAGCCGAGCGCGGTGAGCGTGGAGATCCGGCGGAGCACGCGGTAGGCCGAGCGGAGGTCGGCGAGGTCGGCGCCGGGCCGATGGGCCTCGTGTGCGTACGGAGCCTGTCGGGGGGCTGCTCCGTACCAGCCGTACGGAGAGTCGTCGTGTCCGGACGGGGAGGAGTCGAATCCCGGATGCCACCCGTACGACTCGTACCGAGGGGTGAGCCCGTGCGGCTCGGTCCGCGGGTGCGGCCGATGCGGCGGTGGTGGCTGCGGGTACCGCTGGTCGTCGGGATATGTCATGCGGGGCCTTCCGGTGCGGCTCGGATCCGTGGGGGGACTGGAGGAGGGTGTGCCGGCGCACGATACCGACTGGTTGGAATGCCTGATAAGCCTCCTGAGCATTACGGTTTGAGCTTGCGGGGAGCTGGGCGTGTGGTGAATGTCACGGCAGCCGGCATACCTACTGGTCGGTATGGTCGGAGGGAACTGCCGCAACGACAGGAGGCGCGATGTCCGCGACCAACCGCCAGATCCGTCTGGCAGCCCGCCCCGTGGGCGAGGTCAAACCCCATGACTGGGAGCACTGTGGCGGGCCCGTCGACGAGCCGGGCCCGGGCCGGTTCGCGGGCCGGACGCGCGTCATCTCGCTGGACCCGGCGATGCGGGGCTGGCTGGACGACCGTCCCTCCTACCTGCCGCCGGTGGGCATCGGCGAGGTGATGCGCGCCGGATCGGTCATCGAGGTCACCGCATCCAACCACCCCGACTTCCAGCCGGGTGATCACGTGGTCGGCGCGTTCGGCGTCCAGGAGTACGTGGTCTCCGACGGCAAAGGCGCCATGAAGATCGACACCTCCCTCGCCCCGCCCTCCACGTATCTCGGCGCGCTGGGCATGCCCGGTATGACCGCCTACTTCGGCCTGCTGGACGTCGGGGCGCTGAAGGAGGGCGAGACCGTCGTGGTGTCGGGTGCGGCCGGCGCGGTCGGCACCATCGCGGGTCAGATCGCGAAGGCCAAGGGCTGCCGGGTCGTGGGTGTCGCCGGTGGGCCGGAGAAGTGCGCGTTGCTCACCGATGAACTGGGCTTCGACGCGGCGATCGACTACCGCGCCGACGACGTCAGGAAGGCGCTGCGCCGGCACGCCCCCGACGGTATCGACGTCTACTTCGACAACGTGGGCGGTGACATCCTCGACGCCGCCCTGACCCGGCTGGCCATGCACGCGCGCGTCGTGGTCTGCGGTGCGATCAGCCAGTACAACAACGCAACCCCGGTCAAGGGCCCCTCGAACTATCTGTCACTGCTGGTGCGCCGCGCCCGGATGGAGGGATTCGTCGTCTTCGACTATGCCGAGCGCTATCCGCAGGCCGCTCAGGACATCTCCGCCTGGATCGCCGACGGCCGCATCAAGGTCAGGGAACACGTGGTGAGAGGGAGCGTGGACGACTTCCCCGAGACGTTGCAGATGCTCTTCCGTGGCGAGAACGTGGGCAAGCTCGTCCTGGAACTGGCATGACGGCCGCCGAGCGCGAGGCCGCACTCCAGGGAAAGGTGGCGATCGTCACCGGCGGTGCCAGCGGACTGGGCCGGGCCACGGCGCTGGCGCTGGCGAAGGCGGGGGCGCGCGTCGTGGTCGCGGACCTCGACGCGCGGGGCGGCCGCGAGGTGGCCGAGACGATCGGCGGCCATTTCCGTGCCTGCGACGTCTCCGACCTCGACGCCAACCGTGCGCTGGTGGACTTCGCCCAGCAGCAGTGCGGCGGTGTCGACATCGCGTTCCTCAACGCGGGGGTGGCGACCGGATGCGGAGTCGGCGAGGACTTCGACCTGGCGCGCTACCGTCGCGCGATGGGGGCCAACCTCGACGGCGTGGTCTTCGGCACCCATGCGGTACTGCCGGCGCTTCTGGCCCGCGGCGGAGGGGCGATCGTGGCGACCGCCTCCCTTGCGGGCCTGGCGGCGGTACCGCTGGATCCGCTGTATGCGGCCAACAAGCATGCGGTCGTGGGGCTGGCACGCTCCTTGGGATCGGCTCTCGCGCCGCAGAACGTGCGCTTCAACGCCGTCTGCCCGGGGTTCGCCGAGTCGCGGATCATCGATCCGCTGCGCGACATGCTCTCGGAGCAGGGACTGCCGGTCATCCCGGCCGAGGTCGTGGCGGACACGGTGCTGCGGATCGTCACCGGCGAAGGCACCGGGGAGTGCTGGTTCATCCAGGCCGGACGCGACCCGGAGCCGTTCCGTTTCCGTAACGTGCCTGGTCCGGGCAAGCCCGCCGACATGTGATAACCAGCCAGCCCGTCCGACTGATCCCTCGGCTTCTCCGAAAGGCATGTCACGATGCACACGTCCGGCCACACCGGCCAAGCATCCGTTGTCACCCCGGTCGATCACCGAACGGCGGTCGCGACGGAGACCGCCCGGTTCGTCGCAGCGGTCAAGGACGCCGACCTGGCCACAGCGGTGCCCAGCTGCCCCGGCTGGACGCTCGCCGACCTGGTCAAGCACACAGGCAGCGTCCAGCGCTGGTTCTCGGCCCTCTTGCGGGCGCGCATCCAGGAACCCCCACGGGGGCGCGATGTGGACCTGCGGCTCCCGGAGCAGGAGGACGGATACGCCGACTGGCTGGCCGAGAGCGTGACCGTGGCCGCGGACGCCTTCGCAGTCACCGACCCGAACCTGCCGATGTGGGCGTGGGGCGTGGACCAGCACGCCCGCTTCTGGGCACGCCGCATGCTCTTCGAGACCCTGGTGCACCGGGCCGACGCCGAGCTCGCACTGGGCCTCCGGCCCGGCATCGACCGCCCGGTCGCCGTCGACGGGATCGACGAGTTCCTTGTCAACCTGCCCTTCGCCACCTTCTTCGCCCCCGAGGTGGCCAACCTGCGCGGCCCCGACAAGACCATCCGGTTCCGCACGACCGACGGAGACGATTCCTGGCTCGTTCGCCTGAGGCCCGACGGCTTCGGACTGGAGACGGCCCATCCGGCCGCGGACACCGCTGATGCCACCGTCCGGGGAACCGCAGCCGACCTGCTCCTGCTCGTTTACGGCCGCCTGCCCTACGAGGCAGCGGCTCTTGCCCACGAGGGGGACGAGCCGCTGCTGGCTCACTGGTTCGCCCACTCCGCCTTCTGAACTCCGCTTCAGGTTCCGGAGGATGTCCCGGTCGGCCCGTGAGCGGCCGACCGGGACATCGGGTCAGCGGAGGTCGAACCGATCGAGATTCATCACCTTGTCCCACGCCGCAACGAAGTCACGCACGAACTTCTCGCCGGCGTCGTTGGACGCGTAGACCTCCGAGAGCGCTCGGAGATGGGAGTTCGAACCGAAGACGAGGTCGACGGCGGTTGCGGTCCACTTGACCTCGCCCGTCGCATGATCCCGACCTTCGAACACGTTCTCGGTGGAGACCGACGCCTTCCACTCCGTGCCCATGTCGAGCAGGTTGACGAAGAAGTCGTTGGTCAATGTCTCCGGCCGGTGGGTGAGGACGCCGTGCGGGGAACGCTCGAAGCCGGTGTTCAGGGCCCGCATGCCGCCGACCAGAACCGTCATTTCGGGAGCGGTCAGTGTCAACAGGTTGGCGCGGTCCAGCAGGAGGGTCTCCGGTGACAGCTTCTCTCCTGTCCGGAGGTAGTTGCGGAACCCGTCCGCCCTGGGTTCGAGTACGGCGAAGGACTCGACGTCGGTCTGCTCCTGCGAGGCGTCGGTGCGTCCCGGCGCGAACGGGACCGTGATGTCGTGCCCGGCGTTCCTCGCGGCCTGCTCGACGGCCGCGCATCCGCCCAGGACGATCAGGTCGGCGAGCGACACCTTCTTTCCGTCGTGTGAGCCGTTGAAGTCCTGCCGGATCCGCTCGAGGGTCTCCACCACCTCCCTCACTTCGGGCAGATCGTTGATCTCCCAGTCCCTTTGCGGCGCGAGTCGGATCCGTGCTCCGTTGGCCCCGCCGCGCTTGTCGGTGCCGCGGAAGCTCGCCGCCGACGCCCAAGCGGTGGTGACCAGCTGGGAGACGGACAGTCCCGAGGTGAGGATCGCGCTCTTGAGGGCGGCGATGTCCTCGTCCGCGACCAGCTCGTGATCGACCTCGGGGACGGGGTCCTGCCACAGCTGCGGCTCGGGAACCCACGGGCCGAGGTAACGCGAGAGGGGGCCCATGTCGCGGTGCAACAGCTTGTACCACGCCTTGGCGAACGCCGTCGCGACGTCGTCCGGGTTCTCGTGGAACCGCTTCGCGATCGGTCCGTAGATCGGGTCCAGCTTCAGCGAGAGGTCCGTGGTCAGCATCATGGGCGCGTGCCGCTTCGACGGATCGTGTGCATCAGGCACAGTGTTCTGGGCCGAGGGGTCCGTGGGAGTCCACTGCTTTGCGCCGGCGGGGCTGGTCGTCAGCTCCCAGTCGTATCCGAACAGGTTGTCCAGGTACCCGTTGTCCCAGGTCGTCGGCTTGGTGGTCCATGCGCCCTCAAGCCCACTGGTGAGCGCGTGGGCACCTTTGCCGCTGCCGTACGTGTTCCTCCACCCCAGGCCTTGTTGCTCGATGGGGGCGGCCTCGGGTTCCGGGCCGATGTACGAGGGATCGACCGCACCGTGACACTTGCCGAACGTGTGGCCGCCGACGATGAGGGCAACCGTCTCCTCGTCATTCATCGCCATACGCCCGAACGTCTCGCGAATGTCCCTGGCGGCGGCGATCGGATCCGGGTTGCCGTTGGGCCCCTCCGGATTGACGTAGATCAGTCCCATCTGCACGGCGCCAAAAGGACTCGCGAGTTCCCTGTCGCCGCTGTAGCGCTCATCCCCGAGCCAGACGTCCTCGGGTCCCCAGAAGATTTCCTCGGGTTCCCAGATGTCCTCTCGCCCGAATCCGAAGCCGAACGTCTTGAAGCCCATCGACTCCATGGCACAGTTACCGGCGAAGACCAGGAGGTCGGCCCAGGAGATTTTCCGACCGTACTTCTGCTTGACCGGCCAGAGCAGACGGCGGGCTTTGTCGAGGCTGGCGTTGTCCGGCCAGCTGTTGAGGGGGGCGAAGCGCTGAGCGCCGGAGCCGCCACCGCCCCGGCCGTCGGCGATGCGGTACGTCCCGGCGGCATGCCAACTCATCCGGATGAGAAGCGGCCCGTAGTGGCCGTAGTCGGCAGGCCACCAGTCCTGGGACGTCGTCATCACCTCGAAGATGTCCCGCTTCAGCGCGTCGACGTCGAGGGTCGAGAACTCCTCCGCGTAGTCGAAGTCCTCGCCCATCGGATTGGACCGGGGCGAGTGCTGGTGGAGAACCTGAAGGTCCAGCTGATTCGGCCACCAGTCCCGGTTTGTTCTGGGTCGGGTCGACGTGGGCGTCGGGGAGGGAATTGCTGGGTTCTCGCTTTCGCTGCCGGACACGTCCGTCCTTCTTCCTGTCTCGCTGTTTCCTGCTGCTGGCTGCTCTCTTGACGAGAACACGCAGAGTGTCCCCGAGTGACCAGCAGTCAAAGCCCGAAGTCAACCGGGTCCTGGCTCAATGGTTGACTATTCTCCTGGCCCTCAAGAAATGCAAGAAAGGCGGCCTTTCCTGATCAGCATGATTATTCCGCTGAAGTGAGAAGCGGAATGGCCGCGCCGACGGCGCGACGCAGGAGGGTGCAGCGGACCACCCAGGTCAGAGCCCGACGACTTTGCCCTTCGCCGACAGCTCGTAGACCAGGGTGATCGCCCGGCGGCCGCCGGGCGGGAGGGGGACGTCCCAGCGGGCGATGCCTTCGGCGTCGACCAGGTCGGGCGCCGGGGAGCAGGCCTCCTTGCGCACACGTACCTCCACCGCCGAGGTCTCGGAGACCGGGATCCGCTCCCGCAGGACGACCACCCGTTCGCCGTGCTCCCCGGGGGCGGAGAACCGGGACAGGTGCAACCGCACCGTGCGGGTGACCACCGTCCGCTGGGTGATTCCGGCGGAGTCGCGGGACTCCTCGACCTGCCGGACCACCCGGTGGTCGTCGCAGCTGCCGAAGGCGAGTTCCACGGGCGCGCCGGGGGCCGTGAAGTCCAGCGTTCCGCGGCCGCTGAAGCCGCTGCCGCGGACCAGGTCCACGGGCCCGGCGAGCAGCGCATGGCCGGACAGGTTGTCGAACCGCACCACTTGGGTGATCAGCGGGGACAGCTCGGGTGAGCAGGCGTACTCGCTGCCGGCCGCCGTGGTGAAGGCGGAGAGCGGCACCCGGTGGGCGCGGCCGTCCCCGGGCACGGAGACAGTCGCGGGGGAGTGCAGCACCCGCGCCTCGCCGCCGTCGTCCACCCCGGGCAGGCCGAGCACAGGGGCGGGCCCGAGGTCCCCGATCTCCTCCTCGCGCAGCTCGACGTCGACCGTGCGGCGCTCCGCGGCGGAGCGGTCCTTGAGCGTCAGCCGGTCCTCGCCCAGCCGCGGCGGCTCCGTGGCCGACGCCGACCGGGCTGTCGACAACGTCAGCCGTACGTCCGACCAGTCCTCACCGGTGCGCTGCCAGACCATCGCGTCGGTCTCCAGCGTCAGGGAGTCCCCGTCGAGCACGGCCCGGTAGGCCGGCCGCC includes these proteins:
- a CDS encoding helix-turn-helix domain-containing protein; translated protein: MSRDHVQSAERPADGVEARASSADAPFLELLARGAPADAYERPVLLARAEGRPAERIEALERAKLLALRVRSELEGRRRREAELSALFETAHDLAGLRDLDAVLQAIVQRARSLLGTDVAYLSLNDPVRGDTYMRVTEGSVAARFQQLRLGMGEGLGGLVAQTARPYVTDDYFKDARFQHTAAIDAGVHDEGLVAILGVPLMLGANVIGVLFAADRRARVFEREQIALLGSFAALAAAAIDTANLLTETRSALAGLERANEIIQDRSGVIERASDVHDRLAELVLRGGGVHDVAAAVSQVLAGTVEFTEATAAPAEALEASRAEGHAVRHRDDWIAAVTAGGELLGALVLRGHPGLDPVDQRTLERAAMVTSLLLLARRSAAEAEQRVRGELLDDLLDARDRDPRLLRERASRLQADLDATHVVLTARLDAAPADADQEADARRRLWSAASHLAATRHGLAAARDGGTVLLLPLARGDTATDLARRTARHLGTAVHEAVTVGASAPVEDLAARPDAVAAAYAEGRRCLDALRLLGRSGDGAAAEDFGFLGLLLAGDRDIAGFVDRTIGEVVAYDERRGTDLLRTLDAYFACGMSPARTKDALHVHVNTVAQRLERVGRLLGDDWQSPARVLEIQLALRLHRLSAPSQH
- a CDS encoding MFS transporter yields the protein MASAAASAPPTPANLKRIVAASLIGTTIEWYDFFLYGSAAALVFNKLFFPDSDPLVGTLLSFLTYAVGFAARPIGALVFGHYGDRLGRKKLLVLSLLLMGGATFAIGLLPTHATVGSAAPVLLTTLRLVQGFALGGEWGGAVLLVSEHGDARRRGFWASWPQTGAPAGQLLATGVLSLLTAVLSDTAFGTWGWRIPFLLSGVLVIVGLWIRLSVDESPVFQQALAQAEARKAARTTEAEKLPLVSVLRYHWRDVLIAMGARMAENISYYVITAFILVYATTSAGVSKQTALNAVLIASAVHFAVIPLWGALSDRIGRRPVYLLGAAGVGLWMFPFFSLIDTGGFGNLILAVTVGLVLHGAMYAPQAAFFSEMFATRMRYSGASIGAQFASVAAGAPAPLIATALLADYDSSTPIALYVIAAAVLTLVAVGVAKETRHRDLAEVEPVVDAEPATARTADARTA
- a CDS encoding cation acetate symporter, which translates into the protein MTDFGSGTQATVLVLFTTLVTITLLMCVMAGPDRDDLTNFYTGYLSLTPFKNGLAIAGDYISAATVLSTTGIIALAGYDGYVLAVSTALSLVLLMFLLAEPLRNAGRFTMGDVLARNMPGRAVRIAACVVTLSATVPFLVVQLSGAGSLLTFILGIPHWAGARTASIVIVGSLMIIYAALGGMRGTALLQMIKIVILLGTSVVVAALVLNRFDWSPGEVLRAAQHGSGTGPAFLQQGLQLGTSAGDRLDFIGLQITVVLGVACLPHITMRLYSAKDVPAVRRSMSWAVGTVTTFCLLVIVMGTGAAALVGSRYITAADPQGRTSVLMLSQVLGGDPASAGATILYSAMAGMVFITLLSSVAGMTLAAASSLAHDLFAHAARRGQAEPRTEMTVAAGTSVAVGTVAIGLATLVQHWDVGVLTTLAICIGASAVAPALTYSLFWRGFTRTGLLATLYGGAACALVLMVFSKAVSGTPSAVFPDADFHWFPMQSTGLVSIPFGYLAGWLGSRLDHRRRAADSRESRQLYEESEARLLAAAE
- a CDS encoding DUF485 domain-containing protein; its protein translation is MTYPDDQRYPQPPPPHRPHPRTEPHGLTPRYESYGWHPGFDSSPSGHDDSPYGWYGAAPRQAPYAHEAHRPGADLADLRSAYRVLRRISTLTALGSFVVYVVLSCSAPGLMGSKIVGELSLGMAVGVLQLVVTFAAVFWYGRSARRSVDPLARAVRERSAARHAGMAK
- a CDS encoding NADP-dependent oxidoreductase, encoding MSATNRQIRLAARPVGEVKPHDWEHCGGPVDEPGPGRFAGRTRVISLDPAMRGWLDDRPSYLPPVGIGEVMRAGSVIEVTASNHPDFQPGDHVVGAFGVQEYVVSDGKGAMKIDTSLAPPSTYLGALGMPGMTAYFGLLDVGALKEGETVVVSGAAGAVGTIAGQIAKAKGCRVVGVAGGPEKCALLTDELGFDAAIDYRADDVRKALRRHAPDGIDVYFDNVGGDILDAALTRLAMHARVVVCGAISQYNNATPVKGPSNYLSLLVRRARMEGFVVFDYAERYPQAAQDISAWIADGRIKVREHVVRGSVDDFPETLQMLFRGENVGKLVLELA
- a CDS encoding SDR family oxidoreductase gives rise to the protein MTAAEREAALQGKVAIVTGGASGLGRATALALAKAGARVVVADLDARGGREVAETIGGHFRACDVSDLDANRALVDFAQQQCGGVDIAFLNAGVATGCGVGEDFDLARYRRAMGANLDGVVFGTHAVLPALLARGGGAIVATASLAGLAAVPLDPLYAANKHAVVGLARSLGSALAPQNVRFNAVCPGFAESRIIDPLRDMLSEQGLPVIPAEVVADTVLRIVTGEGTGECWFIQAGRDPEPFRFRNVPGPGKPADM